In Candidatus Thermoplasmatota archaeon, the sequence ATGCCACCAGGTGCAACAACACCACTAGACGGCTTCTTCATCATATGGGGTGAGCAGATACGATACATCGGTGTAGGAGCAATGCTAGTAGGTGGTCTTTGGGCTATATGGAAAATCAGGAGTAACCTAGCAAGCAGCGTAAAAGAAGCGGTAATAGGCATAAGAGGCGGACAAGTGAAAACCAAAAAAAGAACAGATCAAGACACAAGCTACAAACTAGTATTCATACTAATAATAGTAATGATCATACCTGTTTTCTTGTTATACCTCTGGCTTTCAGGTATGACAGAGTTATCACTTTTCATGGCTGTTATAACAATACTCTTTGCGTTCATAGCAAGCGCACTAGCAGGGTACCTAACCGGCTTGGTTGGCTCATCAAACTGCCCGATATCAGGAGTAACAGTAGTAGTACTACTACTAGTTAGCCTGATAATGCTCCTATTAGGTGCAACAAGCCCTCAGGCGATGGCTATAGCGGTTCTCATATCAGCAGTTATATGCGTAGGAGGATCAATATCAGGAGACCTATTACAATCAATGGCATGCGGACAAATGCTAGGAGCAACACCAAAAAGACTACAGATATCAATGACCTTTGGTGTAATAGCGGTATCAGTAGTAGTAGGACTAGTAATAGGGGTACTAAACCAAGCGTTCCAAATCGGTAGCATACGTTTACCAGCGCCACAAGCATTCCTCATGGCAGGCATAGTAAAAGGCGTACTAGGCGGAGAAATGCTATGGCCATATGTAATAGGAGGGATGGTACTCGCAATAGTACTAATACTCATAGACCTACCAGTGCTACCAGTAGCAATAGGAATATACCTACCATTCACCCTAAGCGTACCAATATTCACTGGCGGAGTAATCAGACACTTCACAGACAAAAAACTAACAAAAAAATACGGGGCAGACGAAGAAGAAATAAGCGACTGGGAGCTAGCAATCAAACAAACAGGTGTTAAACCAAAAGAAAAAGTAATCAGAACAGGACTACTACTAACAGCAGGGCTAGTAGCAGGAGAAGCACTAACAGGAGTAATAATAGCACTATTAGTAGTAACCGGCATAAACCTAGCAGTATTCCAAACACCACCATGGTGGCCAGGACTCATAATATGGATATACATAGCAGTACTACTAGCATACATACCACTAAGAGAAACAACCAAAAAACAAACAAAAAACATAAAAAAACGTTTTAAATAAAAAAAAAACAAAAAAAAAGAAGAACAAAAGTTTTTTCTCAGAAAATCTTTATATGCAGATAAACGATAAAAAATAATAGCAAATAACGTGGAGTATAGTGGGATAAAACAGTATGGCAACCATAGACCTAGGAGAGGGAAACAAATTCATCATAACAAAAACACATGAAGAAATAATAACAATGCTAGAAGAACTAAGAAAACTGGAAGAAAAATACCCGCCTTTTGAGATAAAAGAGATAAAACTACCAGAGAGCGAAGAAAAAGATCAGCTGATAGACATAGAACAAAAAACAGTTGAGCCAAAGAAAACCAAAAAAAGAATAAGGATAAAAAGAAAACAAAAAAGACAACCAGAAACAACTTTTACAGATATCACAGATGACGGACCAGAGTTTTTAGAATTAGAACCAACACAGGAGGAACAGGACATTGTGGAAATAACCAAAGAGCCACAACAACCTGTTTATGAGAATCTTGTAGAATGGGAGGAGATAAAACCAGAACAAACGATACAAACAGAAGTTCAAACACCTGATATCAAACCTGAACATATCATGTCTATAAACGAAACAGAGGCAGAAGCACCTGAGATAGAATCAAACATGAATTTACCAGAAGATGAAAAAAACCTAGAAGTAACAGAGATAAAGAAACATAGAGAGAGGATTGTCCCTAGCACAAACATAAAACTAGTAATAGATGAAGAAGGTAAACTCGTGTTAGCAGATAAACCAAAAAATATTACAAAGAAAAAAGTAAAAACAGAGACAAAAAAAGAAGAAAAAACAAAAAAATCCAGACTTAAAAACATACTCCCGCATAGAAAAAAGACAGAATAAAACAAAAAAAAACACAATTTACTTATAGGATGTTTGTTCTATAAGTTTAATATAAAAGAAGATAAATAATTATATAGTAGTAGCAACATATATATAATATAGACACATAATAAATGTTTATTAATACGAACATAATAAGTTTTCGTATATAATAAAACTATAAAGGGGGTAGAATAAAAATATGAAGAGATTAGGCATCGTATTATTTGTAAGCTGTTTTTTACTGCTTTCCAACGCAACAATAGCAATAGGTGCTATACCTGTTCCTGTTTCAAAAATTAGTATAAAAAACCAGCCAACCACAACAACAATAGAAAACATAGATAAACCATTGATAGAAGAAACTGCAACCATAGACTCTATTAAAGAAAATGAAATTACAAATACAGAAAAGGTTATTGAACCACCTATTGAGACAAATAATGAACAACAGATTGTTTCTAAAAATGAAGAGTTTATTGTAAAAATCAATGAACAAATTATACCTGGACAACAACAGGCTTTTTTATATAAAGCAAACGCTGGTGGACCATACTTGGGTTACGCCGGGCAACCAATTCAGTTTTCTGGAAAAAGTCAATATCAACTATTCAATGGAAACGGAGTTACGTATAGCTGGGATTTTGAAAACGATGGAATATATGATTGGAGCTCAACATATAATGGTGTAACAACACACATCTACAACAAGCCAGGAAAATATCTTGCTACATTTAAAGTTACAAAAAATGATAAAACCTATATCGACATGGCACCTGTCGATGTTGGCATTGTTGGTGCAGATATCACTAATAGCCATCTAAAACCATATGGAGGGTGTTGTTACTATGGAACAGTTGGTAAACCTATTCTTTTTGATGCATCACAATCCACAAGCACGGGTTATCCTATAAAAACCTATAAATGGTATTTTGGTGATGGAACAATTGGATACGGAAAAAAAGTATACCACACATACAATGAATCAATTCCTTACCTTGTACAATTAGAAATAACAGATACTGCTGGAAACAAAAGAATCGATGTTCTTCATGCTGATATAGATTGTAAACTATCAGCATACGACGATTTCCTAACCACTTCAAACCAAGTAATTCAGGACATCTTATCCTATATCAAGGATTTTATACAAAATCGACTATATTTCTATCTATTAAATGTAAAAATTAAAACAATCCATAATGGATACGAAACTACAACCGATGTCCCAAATGGTTACGTTCTTCCGCAAATAGATGTAGACAACGATGGCGACTATGATATCCAAATTACAGATATTTCATTTTTCGCCTTTGAAAACCCGACTCCTTCTGATTTTACTGGTCTATCAACTTATTCTTGGAAATCAAGTTTCTCTGCAAAAGTAATACCAAGACCACCAGGTTATGAAGGCATCAAACAAAGCGATAACTTCACAATATTATTACAATTCACTTTTGGGTCGATTATAACATCAATTCTAGGTATCGAAGAACCAGTGATACAAATAGGATACACATCAAAGGCTGGAGAAGAAAAAGCCAGCGAATTTACAATATCACACAGATTCAGACCTTATATTTTAGAGCGCCTTGGACTAAGCGGAAACTCACAAAACAATCAGAACGAAGAATATAATGAATACAATCAAAATATGAACGAACAAACCATCTACTATACCACTACTAATACACAAACTGGTCCTACTCAACAGACACAGACCTACAACAATTACGAACCTAGCCCTCAACCGATAGAGAACACCCCAGTTATAGAAAGTGAATCCGAACAAACTCTACAAATGCAAGCAACACAACAAACAATCAATCCATATCCTCTTGGTGATGAAATTGATCTTTACCCCGAGCAAGAAGTAAACTTTGCAGATGTAGATGTAGAAAAATTTTCACTAGTTATTGCATGTGCAAATAGTAATAATCCTTCTTACCCCAACTATATTAGAACAGAACTACAGTTATCATTCGATCAATTTGTCGATTCTACTCTTAAATCTAAGAGATTCTACGACGTTGGTTTTAATGGATATCAACAAAGTGGTGATGCAAGTTTGACACTAACTATTTCAAGACAGAAAAATGGACGAAAAGCAACACTTGGATTAATAATTGACCCAATTCAAAACTTTATTACACATGTTGACTACACTAAAAACGCAGACGGAGTTTGCACGCTATCCTTCAATATCGATAATCCACCAGAAAACCTAGTGTTATTTGCAGAAAGCGAAGACTCATGGGGTGAATACAAATCAAATTATTTCTATTTAGAAAATATACCTTCCAGTCTAACTTTTAGTATCCTACCAAAATTAGAAAACGGATACATCTCGGTGACAAAAGAGGGAAGTAGCGAATTCAAAGTCGGTATTAAAAATGATCTTAAAGAACCAAGTGTGAATCTCTATATAACCCGTCGTTCTTTGCATGAGACTAGAATTGAATGGCAGCTTTTATCACAACCACATCATTCTATCAAGTTAAAAAGCACCACAACTGGCTTAGGTCTTAATGCTGAGATCAAGGATTTAACACAACAAGATCAAAACATAGAATTCCATGGAACTCTGCAAAATGACCTAGAAGTTGAAATTGAGTGGAGTTTTATCGATGGATATCTTGCAGTAAGAAAAAGTAAAACAGTAATAGATTTTTATTTCTCTTATACCAAAAACGACATTAAATTAATGGTTGAAGGTAGCTATACAGGGGAAGCTGGAACTGGTCTAACCATTGATTTCGATAGATTTGGTGAAAAAGGAATAATAGAAATCGATACTGGCAAAGCGATTTTCTTGCATGTATCTGGTAAAAAATCAACTGCTACTCTAAGAACAGACATAGATTTTAGTACAAATGGTCATATGAAACTAGAATGGGACCAATCTACTTTTCTTAGTTTTGATGCCACTCAATCACTAACTTTCAGGAATCTAGATTTTAATGCCCCCGACTTTGCCATAACTGCTGATAGCATTTTATTTGCGAGTTCATCAAGCTTCAAACTAGATTTAACAGGTAATAATCGACTACAAATTGGAGGAAACAATCAGATAACACTATCTAATATAGAGTTAACTACCAAACAATGGAGAGGTGCAATTGGTTATGCAAAATCTGTAGGAAGCTTCAATATAAACCTACAACCAGATATTAAATATTACAGTTTAAACATGAATCAACTATTAATTTTAGAAAACTTTAATCTAATTTTTGATAGTTACAATAGTCAATATGACACTGATTTTGGGGTTGAAGATCTAAACTTAATCAACAGTGGCATCGTTTGGTTTGATTTTAATTCCCTCCCACTAAAATTCGAGATGTCAACACAGTACCAAACAAGCACACTAAGTTTCGAAAACTTGCATCTTGCAATTGGTCCACAAAACAGCAGAACCATTGATTTCACTATATCATCCTTTAACGTAAACAGTGGAGGCATAATTCACTCAGAATTTAATAGCCAACACTTTTACGTAGCAGCTAATATTGCTTTTAACTGGAATATTGATGTAACCACTTTGAGTTATGGTAACTGGAAAATAAATGGCACATACTCTGGTTCTGGAACAATGGATATCACAGAATGGCAGCCAGGTGTAAGAGGCCAAGTTGCCATAGGTGTTGTCACACCCATCCATCATAATCTAAAAATTATCCATGGTCAGCTAGAGTTAGAACTTGGTAATATGACTTTAAATCAAGGATCATCCAATATTAAATGGAAACGTGAGCAACCAAACTCAAATGGATATTTCAACATTACAAGTAATGTTTTAGGTTCACTAACATTATGTAAACTAACTTACAACGATTCACAAAACCCAGTTGAATTCTCCATAGAGAACATACAGATACAACCAGTTAAACTAAACTTTAGTTGGCAAAAACAATCAGATACCAAAATGCTACATATAAACAACAACCATACCATAAACATGGCTCTCATCAAACTGAAATGGTCTGATAAAACTTTAACAGTTGGCAATATAGGCCTTAAACCAGGTCAGTTCAACATAGTATACGATTCTGCAAACAAGATAATAACTTTGAACAATGGCATGAACGCTTTCGGTCCATTATGCACATACGAAGATACAAACAGAAAATTATCAATTGATCTACTCAATCTTGTTAACGATTACTCAAAAACCATGACATTGAAATGGTATGAAGATTCAAACAACAAGATCATAGGAGTATATCTGGATACAGACGATACCCAGCTAGTAGACTGGATAACTTTCACATCAATAAGATATGGTTCGACACCTACAGGTAGACGCATAGCATTAAGTGGTTTCAAAGCAGATGATTTCAAAATAATGAAAAACGTAAACGATAAAATAGAGATAACAGGTAAACTATACATTGCAAACCATATCACATACTCAAGACTAGTTAACCTACAAACAGATCAATGGGAAGACTTAGACATAGAATGGGATTTACAGAGCGACCTTAAAATGATCAAATTTGAAAGCGAATTTGATTTAACAATCAAACTAATCTCATTTGAAATAGGTGGTTTAACATTCACATCTGATCTGGACTTAACCGATTATATGGAAGTTAAATGGAAACTAGCAGGTGGTCCAACAGTACAAAAAGAGTTCTATTTTGATACAAACGGACAAACTATCTCAAGTTTGAGCTTCACATTACTAGGTCCAGACAACAGAGGAATAGAAATCGTAGGTGGAGGAGTTTATGCAGAAAACTTCTACGTCAAATGGAAACTATGGCCGCCATCACAAGCAGACATACAATGGGGTGGAACAATAGGCTATGATACAGCTACAGTATACGGAACACAAGACGGAACTACCTGGATAGAAATCTGGCCTTTCGCTAGTGGATCACAACACACCACAGGATAAAAAACCATTCTCTTTTCTTTATACATATCAGATTACAGTTAAAATAAAATAGAATAATACTACTTACCTCAAACCAAATGAATCAACAAAAAAAGTTAACATTTTATATATTGGACACATCAGTTATTCTCTCAGGAAAAACAATTAACTTAGATGCAGGCATGCTTACTACACCTGGCGTAACCAAAGAATTTTCAACAGGTGGCAAAGATTACAGAAACTTCCAATTCCTTTTAGAAAAAGGATTAAAAATACAAGATCCAACAAAAGAATCAATCAAAAAAATAGATGAAATCTCACTAAAAACAGGTGATAAAAAAAGATTATCAGATGTAGACAAAGAAATCCTAGCACTAGCATTAGATTTAAACAAAAACGATGAAGCAGTTATCTTAACAGATGATTACTCAATACAAAACGTTGCACAAACATTGAAAATAAAATTTGAAACAATATCACAAAAAGGTATAACAAAAAAGTTTAAATGGACCTATCAATGTCGAGGCTGCGGTAAAAAATTCAAAGAAAATATAAACACTTGCCCTATATGTGGGTCCTCAATAAAACATACAATTTCCCGCACAGAAAACATAAAAAAAGAGAATGTGATAAGCAGATGAACATCAAGAGCATTAAAGAGCTATTTTTACGTTTCTGGCATAGCAAAAACAGCAAGATATCCCTAATCAGAGACATACTTTTTGCCCTATTAGCAGTTTTTATCATAATAATAATCCTGTGGTCTTACACTGGCCAATGGCTTGGCACACCAATGGTTGCTATCGAGTCTGGTAGTATGATGCATGCGAACGAACCATTCGGTAGACTAGGAACCATAGACGCGGGAGACATGGTTTTACTTGTTAAAGTAACAAAGAGAAGCGATATAGTAACCTACGGTTATGCAAAAAACCAGGGGAGAGAAGACCTAAAAACCTATGGAAACTACGGAGACGTAATAGTTTATAGAAAATATGGTGACACAACAGAAGACCAAATAATCCACAGAGCAATGTGCTGGGTTGACGTAGAAATAAACGGCACAGAAAAAACCTACACAATAGAAGAATACGGCATATACAACCAGAAAACACTTTACATACCAGAAATAGGTTTACAAGAAAACAACAAAGCTGTTTCACCAGACTGGTCTCACTCAGGTTTCATAACAAAAGGAGACAACCCCTATACAAACAAAGAATGCGACCAACTAGGTGGCATATGCAGCGAACCAATAAGACTTGAATGGATATCAGGCAAAGCAAGATCAGAACTACCATGGATAGGAACAATAAACCTGTTCTTCAACGACCTAGTAAGCGGAGCATTCTGGGATAACAACAAAGAAGTAACAGTAGCAAACGTTCAATCAGACAGCATAGCCTGCCTAATAATACTACTAGCTGTACTAATATCAATACCAATCATACTAGACTTCTATGATTATTACAAAACAAAAAAGAAACAACAAACCTAGTACCAATCAGGTAAAAAACTGTACTCAATAGGATCCCTAACACCAGTTTCTTTAAAACCCTTCAGCCTAAGCAAACAAGAATCACACCGACCACAGGCTTTATCACCACCAAGATAACAGGACCAGGTTTTTTCAAAAGGAACACCAAGCTCTAAACCTTTTTCAATTATCTCCTTCTTAGTCATATAAAGAAGCGGAGCCTCTATCCTAATAGGCCTACCCTCAACACCAGCTCTAGTCCCAAGTTTAGAAACCTTACGAAAAGCCTCAATATACTCAGGTCTACAATCAGGGTAACCACTTTGTGAAATAAACAACAATCCTTGATCACCTGCTAGAAGAGTGTGATTTTTTTCTACTGTTAAATCATATAGCTCTTCTTTATTTTCAATCTCTTTTATTTTTTGAATGCGAACAAAACTAGTACCTAAAAATTTCGTTCTTCCACTACCATAATGAACTCCTTTAATTTGCCCTTCGCTTTTTCCCCATAAAAATGTACATCGATATCCAAGACGATTTGCAATATACCAGAATTGTTGTAATAATTCATTCGAAGATGTCCAAAAATTCCTTTCATTTATATTGCCATCACCTTTAACTAATGTCTCAAAAATTATTTTTAATGCTGAATTTGGTAAACTTAAAAAATGTGCAGGTAAATGTTTTTCATTTGCTTTTTTTCCCAATTTTTCACATTCTTTACGTAATTTTTTATTAAAAATTGTGATTTCATTACTAGAAATATTTGGTTTATAGTGTAATTTTTTAGTGGTCTGAATAATTTCTTCAAAATATTTTTTATTTTTTTCAGGTGACTGATAAATTGCAATCCCGTTTATTCCATGCAAGCAACCCTCTGTTACATACCAACTGATTAATCTTAAATAAGCTGGATTAAACCTATTATTTTTATTTTTTACATTTATTGCAGAACATGCAACTGGGAGATAGTCACCCACTTTTAATTCATTAGCTTCAACAATTTTTATGCAATCAAATTTAATACTTGGTTTATGTTTAGAAATTACATACTTTAACATATGATGTTCAGGAGTACATCTTATTTTAATTCCATTTGCATTTATTTCTAATAACTTATCTCTCATCTTTTGCTTATATATACCAACAACAGGCTGCCAACTGAGTCCATCAATACCTACTGATAATACCTTATCGCCTTTTGCAATATCTTTTAAATCTTTGATTCCATCCTCAGTAAATATCTTGGTTGAACCTGGTAAACAATAATCCATCGCAGTAGCACCAATAAACAAAGCATCAGCACCAATAGCCTCAGCATAAGACAAACCAACCGACAAAAAAACAGTGTTCCTACCAGGAACATAAGTAGAAGGAATATCCTTACCTATATCCTTCAAATCCTGGTTTTTCGGAACATCCAAAGAAGTATCCATCAAAGAAGAACCACCAAACTTACTTAGATCAACATCAAAAACAACATGCTTCTTCGCCTCAACAGCAGAAGCAATCATCTCAGCATGCCTAATCTCCTTTTCATGACGCTGCCCATAGTTAAAAGACAAACAATAAACATCGTAACCACTTTTCTTAGCCAGAAAAGCAGTCACACAAGAATCAATACCACCGGATATCAAACAAACCGCTTTTTTAACCATAACAAACACCCCCATTCTATTTAAATAATTTAACTAAACGAGCACCCTGCCCAAATCCTTCATCAACACCAATTTCAATACTTTCAATATTTTTTGGTATATCAATATTTTTCTGCAGTTTATCTAAAACATAACCTGCGAGATTCTCAGCCGTCGTCGAACCAACAGGTAGAAAAACACAATCAACCAAAGGAAAAACATATTTTTTACCAAGAAAAGATATCCTAACAGAACTATTATCTTTCTCGATTTTCACATTAGTGTTTTTCTCAGGAATCAAAACCTTATGATCAAGCTCATCAGTAATCTGTTTAAGAATATCCTTCAGTAAAGAAAAATCCATTATTATACCATTCTTATCACATTTACCATTTACTTTCGCGTGAACAGCATAAGTATGACCATGTAATCGCCCACATTTTTCGTACTCAGGTATTATATGCGCAGATGAAAAACGCAGGTTAGATTTCCAACCATCGATATAGATATATGTGCTCATAACCATCATTTTTTTTGTTTACTTCTATAGTCTTTTATCGCTTCACGTAAAGCATCAGCCGCCAGGTTTGAACAATGCATCTTAACCGCTGGTAACCCACCAAGCTCATTTGCTACATCATCACGGGTTATCT encodes:
- a CDS encoding oligopeptide transporter, OPT family, whose product is MVSREDFKSFIPAEKDIPELTVKAILVGIFLAVVLGAANAYLGLYAGMTVSAIIPGAVMALALMRPFRGTILEINLATMGASAGECIAAGVIFTIPALVILKIWTEIHLIETTLIALLGGIIGVLWMVPLRRALVVKTDLPFPEAVAVAAVLTTTVGGETAGEKKKEGSISGIWLLVGALIAGLYKFGELALNIFNGTLEYIGNIGKFNIMGKTRDAYLYGGLTTSPALLAVGWIIGPQVASYVLVGGLLGWVVIAPLIALASGMPPGATTPLDGFFIIWGEQIRYIGVGAMLVGGLWAIWKIRSNLASSVKEAVIGIRGGQVKTKKRTDQDTSYKLVFILIIVMIIPVFLLYLWLSGMTELSLFMAVITILFAFIASALAGYLTGLVGSSNCPISGVTVVVLLLVSLIMLLLGATSPQAMAIAVLISAVICVGGSISGDLLQSMACGQMLGATPKRLQISMTFGVIAVSVVVGLVIGVLNQAFQIGSIRLPAPQAFLMAGIVKGVLGGEMLWPYVIGGMVLAIVLILIDLPVLPVAIGIYLPFTLSVPIFTGGVIRHFTDKKLTKKYGADEEEISDWELAIKQTGVKPKEKVIRTGLLLTAGLVAGEALTGVIIALLVVTGINLAVFQTPPWWPGLIIWIYIAVLLAYIPLRETTKKQTKNIKKRFK
- a CDS encoding PKD domain-containing protein yields the protein MKRLGIVLFVSCFLLLSNATIAIGAIPVPVSKISIKNQPTTTTIENIDKPLIEETATIDSIKENEITNTEKVIEPPIETNNEQQIVSKNEEFIVKINEQIIPGQQQAFLYKANAGGPYLGYAGQPIQFSGKSQYQLFNGNGVTYSWDFENDGIYDWSSTYNGVTTHIYNKPGKYLATFKVTKNDKTYIDMAPVDVGIVGADITNSHLKPYGGCCYYGTVGKPILFDASQSTSTGYPIKTYKWYFGDGTIGYGKKVYHTYNESIPYLVQLEITDTAGNKRIDVLHADIDCKLSAYDDFLTTSNQVIQDILSYIKDFIQNRLYFYLLNVKIKTIHNGYETTTDVPNGYVLPQIDVDNDGDYDIQITDISFFAFENPTPSDFTGLSTYSWKSSFSAKVIPRPPGYEGIKQSDNFTILLQFTFGSIITSILGIEEPVIQIGYTSKAGEEKASEFTISHRFRPYILERLGLSGNSQNNQNEEYNEYNQNMNEQTIYYTTTNTQTGPTQQTQTYNNYEPSPQPIENTPVIESESEQTLQMQATQQTINPYPLGDEIDLYPEQEVNFADVDVEKFSLVIACANSNNPSYPNYIRTELQLSFDQFVDSTLKSKRFYDVGFNGYQQSGDASLTLTISRQKNGRKATLGLIIDPIQNFITHVDYTKNADGVCTLSFNIDNPPENLVLFAESEDSWGEYKSNYFYLENIPSSLTFSILPKLENGYISVTKEGSSEFKVGIKNDLKEPSVNLYITRRSLHETRIEWQLLSQPHHSIKLKSTTTGLGLNAEIKDLTQQDQNIEFHGTLQNDLEVEIEWSFIDGYLAVRKSKTVIDFYFSYTKNDIKLMVEGSYTGEAGTGLTIDFDRFGEKGIIEIDTGKAIFLHVSGKKSTATLRTDIDFSTNGHMKLEWDQSTFLSFDATQSLTFRNLDFNAPDFAITADSILFASSSSFKLDLTGNNRLQIGGNNQITLSNIELTTKQWRGAIGYAKSVGSFNINLQPDIKYYSLNMNQLLILENFNLIFDSYNSQYDTDFGVEDLNLINSGIVWFDFNSLPLKFEMSTQYQTSTLSFENLHLAIGPQNSRTIDFTISSFNVNSGGIIHSEFNSQHFYVAANIAFNWNIDVTTLSYGNWKINGTYSGSGTMDITEWQPGVRGQVAIGVVTPIHHNLKIIHGQLELELGNMTLNQGSSNIKWKREQPNSNGYFNITSNVLGSLTLCKLTYNDSQNPVEFSIENIQIQPVKLNFSWQKQSDTKMLHINNNHTINMALIKLKWSDKTLTVGNIGLKPGQFNIVYDSANKIITLNNGMNAFGPLCTYEDTNRKLSIDLLNLVNDYSKTMTLKWYEDSNNKIIGVYLDTDDTQLVDWITFTSIRYGSTPTGRRIALSGFKADDFKIMKNVNDKIEITGKLYIANHITYSRLVNLQTDQWEDLDIEWDLQSDLKMIKFESEFDLTIKLISFEIGGLTFTSDLDLTDYMEVKWKLAGGPTVQKEFYFDTNGQTISSLSFTLLGPDNRGIEIVGGGVYAENFYVKWKLWPPSQADIQWGGTIGYDTATVYGTQDGTTWIEIWPFASGSQHTTG
- a CDS encoding nucleic acid-binding protein; translated protein: MNQQKKLTFYILDTSVILSGKTINLDAGMLTTPGVTKEFSTGGKDYRNFQFLLEKGLKIQDPTKESIKKIDEISLKTGDKKRLSDVDKEILALALDLNKNDEAVILTDDYSIQNVAQTLKIKFETISQKGITKKFKWTYQCRGCGKKFKENINTCPICGSSIKHTISRTENIKKENVISR
- a CDS encoding S26 family signal peptidase, with protein sequence MNIKSIKELFLRFWHSKNSKISLIRDILFALLAVFIIIIILWSYTGQWLGTPMVAIESGSMMHANEPFGRLGTIDAGDMVLLVKVTKRSDIVTYGYAKNQGREDLKTYGNYGDVIVYRKYGDTTEDQIIHRAMCWVDVEINGTEKTYTIEEYGIYNQKTLYIPEIGLQENNKAVSPDWSHSGFITKGDNPYTNKECDQLGGICSEPIRLEWISGKARSELPWIGTINLFFNDLVSGAFWDNNKEVTVANVQSDSIACLIILLAVLISIPIILDFYDYYKTKKKQQT
- a CDS encoding 6-carboxytetrahydropterin synthase: MSTYIYIDGWKSNLRFSSAHIIPEYEKCGRLHGHTYAVHAKVNGKCDKNGIIMDFSLLKDILKQITDELDHKVLIPEKNTNVKIEKDNSSVRISFLGKKYVFPLVDCVFLPVGSTTAENLAGYVLDKLQKNIDIPKNIESIEIGVDEGFGQGARLVKLFK